From Caldanaerobius fijiensis DSM 17918:
TATTATTCAAATAATATATAAAATAGAAGTAAGCTTATAAGGGAGAAGACGATGAAGAAAGAGCTACTACACATATACGATAGATTATATAGGTACTTTGGGCCACAGCATTGGTGGCCTGCGGAATCAGAATTTGAGGTTGTCGTGGGAGCCATATTAACACAAAGCGTTTCTTGGAAAAACGTCGAAACTGCCATACAGAATTTAAAAAAAGAAGGTATATTGACGATACAAGGAATCGCAGATGTGGATAAGGGAAGGTTAGCTGAGCTAATAAAATCCACGTTGTATTACAACCAAAAGGCAGAAAAACTTAAAAGGTTTTGCAACCATCTAAAAGAAAATTACGGCTGCAATATATTTAAACTTTTTAATAAAGAAATGTATGATTTAAGGGCGGAATTGCTAAGTATAAAAGGTATCGGAAAAGAAACTGCGGATTCCATAATTTTATATGCTGCCAAAAAGCCTATATTTGTGGTGGATGCCTATACAAGGAGGATTTTTCATCGGCTGGGTTATTTTAGGGAAGATGAGGATTATCAGAGTATGCAGGACTTTTTTATGGGAAATCTGCCGCCTGATGTGGATATGTTCAACGAATACCATGCATTGATAGTGGCAGAGGGGAAAGACTTTTGCACTTCCAGAAAGCCTAAGTGTAACGCTTGCCCTTTGAGTGATATATGCAAATACTGGCGCAAGTAGTTCAACTCAATCTTTTTATTGAATAATGATTATAGTATAATAGGCGTATAATATTTTTTACATCATTTTTGGGTTTTGCAATCGACTAATTTTAATTTATGAATAGAAGGGGGAATATTATCATGCCGGATATGCTGGTAAAATTGTACGATCTTCCGGATCTGGCTCCCGCTCTACAAAGACAAAAGGAGCAGGGAATTGAGATTCGAAGGGCTATCGCTCCTGAAAAGCACGTTGTTGTGAACTGGGTCCGTAAAACCTTTGGAGAAGGATGGGCCAGCGAGTGCGAAGTGGCATTTTCTAATCATCCGGTCTCATGTTACATAGCGGTAAAGGAAGGTAACATCATAGGTTTTGGTTGTTATGATGCTACATATAAGGATTTTTTTGGTCCCACAGGTGTGGAGGAGTCCTGGCGAGGCAAGGGGATTGGTAAAGCTATATTGCTGGCTTGCTTGCACGCTATGGCTAATGAAGGTTACGGTTATGCCATAATAGGTGGCGCTGGACCTGTGGATTTTTATTCCAGATGTGTTGGAGCTGTGATTATAGAGGGATCAGTTCCAGGGATATATAGAGGCATGTTGAAGCTTTAAAATGTGGCTTAAAATATGGCCGTGTTCGAAAAAATCGGATACGGCCTTAACATTTTAAAAAATATGTCGATATAAATAATGGAGTATTGTAAACAGGGGGTCAACTTATGAGAAGAATTGTGGCGCTCTTATTGAGCATGTTTATTGCTATATCAGCTACAGGTATCTTACTACCTCGAACTGCCGTGGCATCGTCGGGTGATGTTTCCATGAATCCTACGGTTGTTTCATCAGCAGATGGAGGATATGTAGTTTTGACGGCCTTAAACGGCAAGTATTTTGACAGCAATACAGTTATAACGGTTACCTATGGTTCTAATAGTGTGACTATTGACAGTAAGGATATAAATATTACCCCAAATCAGATTCTTGTAAAAATTCCTCCAGCTAATGGTTATGTAGGCGATGCTTGGTTGATTATAAAGCCTGGTTCTTCAACTTCAACAGGTATTTCAGATATTCTTCAATTTAAATATGTATCTGGTTCTGTTATTTCCGTCAATCCCACTATAACAAATATATATCAAAATGTAGAGACGACCTTTGTAAGAGATACCAGTGGGCGCATAATTGGCAGTAACAAGATATTGCAGACTGTCATAGAGGGTAAAAACTTTGATTTAAAGGAAGTAAAGATAGGCTCTCTTTCTTCTGCCAAAAAGGATACTAATGGTAATCCTGAATTGCAACTTATATATGCTGATAGTGAGAAAATAGTAATCAAGACCCCTACAGATATAATGAGTGGAGATATAAAAGATATAACGGTGATAAACAACGATAATGGCCAGGATGTAAAGAGCTTTAAGTATAATGTTACACCTTATATATATTATATTGATAAAAGTAAAGCATACCCAGGTCTGAAAGTCACTATAACCGGTGATAATTTTAGAGCACAGGACATACAATGGATGGCTATATCCAATACAAAATTATCTTATGATAGTTATAGCGTGTTAAGCGGTCAAAAAATAGAATTTACAGTGCCTGTTGGAATGGATCCGGGTGTCAAGGACATCGTGATAAGCCAGGCGGGTTCTGATAATTATGGTGCGGATTTTGGTGGAACTCGTGTCACACTAAAAGGTGAATTTACAGTAGTACAGACACCTCCCAACCTTTCTATACAGAAGGTAGAACCTAATGCAGGTCCTACATCAGGAGGGACTATTACTACTATAACCGGTGCAGGATTTGTAGATTCACTGCAGGTCTATATAGGCGATGCAAATAATCTGGATCAGTATTTGAAGGATAGTTCTAATAAGCACCTGGCAAAGAAATTGCCTTTATTGTCAGGACAGGATGCCTATTCCACCATAAGGGTACAGATTCCACCGTTGCCTTCAGGTGAAAATCCGGGCCCCAAGGATGTTATTCTTTACAACCAATTGGATGGTACATTTTATGTTTTTAGTGGTGGTTTTACGTATTTGACGGTGGGTAATCAGCTTACCATAGATACCGTATATCCTATGGAGATGAGGGAGACCTCAGGAACGAGAACGATTAATGTTCAGGGTAGAAATATAAAGAATTTTAATATAGATAAATTTACAGCGGTATCGGATTCAGTATATGCTGCATATGACAATAACACTGATGAGTATATAGTAAGGGCTAAAGGTCAGTATTATGATAACCAAAATGTGAGCATTGAAAAACGAATTAAGCTCAATATAGGGAATAATCTTAAGATAACTGATATCGAAGGAGACGACAATGGCATTCAAACCATAACGGCAGAAATGCCACCTTTTACTCTTAATCCGAGGCAGGATACACCTGTTGATGTTATTCTCACGACCCATACTGTGATTATTGATGCCCAAGGGAAGACTCTCCTGGATATAACAGAACAGGTCATAAAAGCGGGCTTTACATTAAAACCTGATCTCACCACGCCTCAAATAGTGGATATTACACCTCCTGTAGGGTCTAGAGAAGGTGGGTATGCGGTCACCATTAAGGGTATTGATGTCAGAGATGGGGCAAAAGTATATTTCGGAGATATTCAAGCCCAGGTCAAGTCTATAGATGCGGTTTTTGATAGTGTGTACAAAAAGATTAGTTCGACCCTGGTAGTGATTGTACCTCCATCAAAAACTATTGGTAAAGTTCCTGTTAAAATAGTAAATACTGAAGGAGGAACGACTGATATTAATGACCCAAAGGCGATTTTTACCTATCAGACGGCGCCTAAAATCTCTTCTATAACGCCTGCCGTAGGAGAGGTTAACAAGGATATTTATGTTACAATAAAGGGCAGTGAATTTTATGTGGCACCAGATGGCAAAAGTATGCCGAAAGTAAGGGTGCATTATAAGGAGTATAATAGTGACGGCACGGTGGCTCAGGATGTTTATGGAGAATTTGAAGCTATTCAGGTTACCGATGACAAAGGGAATCCTATCGATGGCAGAAATGGGTCCTTTGGTACCCAGCTCCAGGTAAAAATAAGTTCGAGCTATATTGGATATCATGATGTAGAGGTAATCAATCCTGATTACGTGGAAGGGTCAACAGGAGCTCGCGCTGTAGCTAATAATGCTTTCGTCTTTAAAAAACCAGAAAAAGATATAGTAGTAAATTCAGTAACACCATCAAAGGGTAAAGTGGACGGAGGTACACCTATAACTGTAAATGGTGCCAATTTTGGTTTAAAAATGATGGTTACGATAGACGGTAGACCTGCTACCAATATTACTCGTGTTGATCAAACGCAGATAAAAGCCACAACACCTCCGGGAACCTCAGGGTTAAAGCCGGTACAAGTGATAGATCTGGATACGGGTTCTACTTTTACATATTACGATCCTTCTATCGGTAAAGGCTTTAAGTACGTAAGTATAGTGACAGATCCTTCTATTAGTTCTATTGCTCCGGATCACGGGACAGAGGGTACATGGGTCTACATTAAAGGTAAGGACTTTGTACAGGAGGTTAAAGACAATACGGGTAAACTGATAGCGTCAAAATCCACGGTGTATATAGGGGATATGAGAGTGCCGGATGGAGACGTTTACGTCATAGATAGCGGTCTAATAAAGTTTAAGGTACCTCAAATGCCTGAACCTATGGCTTACGATATAACGGTGGAGAATCCTGACGGCTCTGTAACCAGTTCTCCTGCTAAATTTCAATACATGACGCCCAGTCAGGATACCCTGCCAAGTATTGAAGGTATAGAACCTCCAATAGGGCCGGTAAATGGAGGCAACATCGCTATTATAAAAGGGAAGAACTTCAAAGATGGGATAGAGGTTTACTTTGGCAGTGAAAAGGCTAAGGTTGTAGCTTTTGACATGTCCAAAATAGACGCTGATGGATTTCAAAGCATAAGTGTTGTGGTACCGCCATCGAGAAATGGCGCCGGTTATGTAGATGTTATAGTAGTAAATTACGATGGTGGCAGTGATACACTGGTGGGGGGATACAGATACGCTATACCTAATAGCAGCCCTGTGGTAACTTCTGTTCAGCCTAATAAGGGTTCTACATTGGGCGGTGATGTGGTTATTATAAAGGGCAAGGATTTCAGGAGGATATCTGTGACCAGCGGCGGTTCTACTGTGCAGAAAGTTCCCGACGTGTTTTTTGGCGGTACAAAAGCTGAAAGTGTAAAGTATATTGATGAATTTACATTGGAGGTTACAACACCTGCATACCCCAATGGTCAGAGCGTTGATGTGACGGTTGTAAATCCCGCCGATGATAAAAACAGTGGCGGCGTGACCGTGTTGAAGAACGGCTATACATACACCCAGTCCAAACCTGTGATTACCGATATAATACCGCCTGCAATATCCGTAAAAGGTGGTGTTGTGTTGATAAAAGGCAGCAATTTTACCATGAGGCGTACAGGCAGTGATGGCAAGACTATAATGAGCGTTATAAGGATACACGACGGCGCTAATATTATACAGCTGCCAAAGGATATAAATGATCCTAGGGATGACAGTGTGACGGTTATTGATGCATCGACGATAGTGGTCAAAATTCCTGAACTTGAAAGTCAGGGAGATAAAATTATAGAGGTAATAAACCCTGATGGGGGTACAGCTACGGGTAAACTTAAGGCTGTTATTGCCCTGAGCAACCCATTAATATCGCGTATCAGCCCACAATCCGGTTCTATAAATGGTGGGACCAGGGTCACCATATACGGTCAAGATCTGAGAAAAACAGCAAAGGTGTATTTTGGGAATAATGAAGCCCAGGTGATACAACACGCTGATGATAATTCTTATATAGTGGTACTTACGCCTAAGGTTACTGAGGATTATGCAGGCAAGTCTGTGGGTGTATTAATAGATAACGGCGATGGGGGGAGCGCCTATAAGGCTGATGCTTTTATGTATCTTAAGACAAGTGCCAATCCTACCATTAACAGGATAGTACCCAATACAGGTTCCACCAATGGTGGAGATAGGGTAACCATTTATGGTTCAGGTTTTCAGTACGGTGTACAGGTTTACTTTGACGGTGTTTTGGCTTCCAATCCTCAGGTTATTAATGATAATACTGCTATTACGGTTATAACCCCCAGCGGCCGTGAAGGTTTGGTCGACGTGACGGTGAGAAACCCAGACGGTTCGGAGGCCACTTTAAAAGGTGGATATAAATATATCGTCACGAACCCCGAAACACCTATAGGCTTTTACGCGTATCCTCAGAGTGGCGACACGGTGAAGTTGGGATGGAGTTCATCCAAAGGGGCTTTAAAATATGAATTATACATTAAAGAAAGTTATAACGACCAATGGATTTTTGTGA
This genomic window contains:
- a CDS encoding endonuclease III domain-containing protein yields the protein MKKELLHIYDRLYRYFGPQHWWPAESEFEVVVGAILTQSVSWKNVETAIQNLKKEGILTIQGIADVDKGRLAELIKSTLYYNQKAEKLKRFCNHLKENYGCNIFKLFNKEMYDLRAELLSIKGIGKETADSIILYAAKKPIFVVDAYTRRIFHRLGYFREDEDYQSMQDFFMGNLPPDVDMFNEYHALIVAEGKDFCTSRKPKCNACPLSDICKYWRK
- a CDS encoding GNAT family N-acetyltransferase; the protein is MPDMLVKLYDLPDLAPALQRQKEQGIEIRRAIAPEKHVVVNWVRKTFGEGWASECEVAFSNHPVSCYIAVKEGNIIGFGCYDATYKDFFGPTGVEESWRGKGIGKAILLACLHAMANEGYGYAIIGGAGPVDFYSRCVGAVIIEGSVPGIYRGMLKL
- a CDS encoding IPT/TIG domain-containing protein produces the protein MRRIVALLLSMFIAISATGILLPRTAVASSGDVSMNPTVVSSADGGYVVLTALNGKYFDSNTVITVTYGSNSVTIDSKDINITPNQILVKIPPANGYVGDAWLIIKPGSSTSTGISDILQFKYVSGSVISVNPTITNIYQNVETTFVRDTSGRIIGSNKILQTVIEGKNFDLKEVKIGSLSSAKKDTNGNPELQLIYADSEKIVIKTPTDIMSGDIKDITVINNDNGQDVKSFKYNVTPYIYYIDKSKAYPGLKVTITGDNFRAQDIQWMAISNTKLSYDSYSVLSGQKIEFTVPVGMDPGVKDIVISQAGSDNYGADFGGTRVTLKGEFTVVQTPPNLSIQKVEPNAGPTSGGTITTITGAGFVDSLQVYIGDANNLDQYLKDSSNKHLAKKLPLLSGQDAYSTIRVQIPPLPSGENPGPKDVILYNQLDGTFYVFSGGFTYLTVGNQLTIDTVYPMEMRETSGTRTINVQGRNIKNFNIDKFTAVSDSVYAAYDNNTDEYIVRAKGQYYDNQNVSIEKRIKLNIGNNLKITDIEGDDNGIQTITAEMPPFTLNPRQDTPVDVILTTHTVIIDAQGKTLLDITEQVIKAGFTLKPDLTTPQIVDITPPVGSREGGYAVTIKGIDVRDGAKVYFGDIQAQVKSIDAVFDSVYKKISSTLVVIVPPSKTIGKVPVKIVNTEGGTTDINDPKAIFTYQTAPKISSITPAVGEVNKDIYVTIKGSEFYVAPDGKSMPKVRVHYKEYNSDGTVAQDVYGEFEAIQVTDDKGNPIDGRNGSFGTQLQVKISSSYIGYHDVEVINPDYVEGSTGARAVANNAFVFKKPEKDIVVNSVTPSKGKVDGGTPITVNGANFGLKMMVTIDGRPATNITRVDQTQIKATTPPGTSGLKPVQVIDLDTGSTFTYYDPSIGKGFKYVSIVTDPSISSIAPDHGTEGTWVYIKGKDFVQEVKDNTGKLIASKSTVYIGDMRVPDGDVYVIDSGLIKFKVPQMPEPMAYDITVENPDGSVTSSPAKFQYMTPSQDTLPSIEGIEPPIGPVNGGNIAIIKGKNFKDGIEVYFGSEKAKVVAFDMSKIDADGFQSISVVVPPSRNGAGYVDVIVVNYDGGSDTLVGGYRYAIPNSSPVVTSVQPNKGSTLGGDVVIIKGKDFRRISVTSGGSTVQKVPDVFFGGTKAESVKYIDEFTLEVTTPAYPNGQSVDVTVVNPADDKNSGGVTVLKNGYTYTQSKPVITDIIPPAISVKGGVVLIKGSNFTMRRTGSDGKTIMSVIRIHDGANIIQLPKDINDPRDDSVTVIDASTIVVKIPELESQGDKIIEVINPDGGTATGKLKAVIALSNPLISRISPQSGSINGGTRVTIYGQDLRKTAKVYFGNNEAQVIQHADDNSYIVVLTPKVTEDYAGKSVGVLIDNGDGGSAYKADAFMYLKTSANPTINRIVPNTGSTNGGDRVTIYGSGFQYGVQVYFDGVLASNPQVINDNTAITVITPSGREGLVDVTVRNPDGSEATLKGGYKYIVTNPETPIGFYAYPQSGDTVKLGWSSSKGALKYELYIKESYNDQWIFVTSVDASTNTYYVHGLTPNTSYSFQLRAINSSGMSNTVTTGTTTLKAGSESSSPGSSTGDSTANSIEVDSGVVVVTLGISGANEVNLTGAKYRGVDRYIINIPQRFIGQDKYFNIYYEGGKIGFNTKYIWGAGDVDYVVLELNRMGGNIEERASISVGRAYKLMSDVYDVNTYVQNGNKKVKADDIIFYYDLMLSYSDLKYWNNIHMYYYDPDADKWKATIDDVSFLGVSSSQYKNGRFALFSEVK